A DNA window from Atribacterota bacterium contains the following coding sequences:
- a CDS encoding ABC transporter permease: MGRKRFLLQEALKKQETVLLFILVAYCVFVTLVNPVFLSLDNIFDVVKSSAGMMILAMGILVVLISGGIDVSFTAIAIFSGYTTIRFMLVYKVDHLLLAFVMSAIIGLFLGFVNGVLVHRFQLRPLIVTLGTQNIFIGVLSVVFGTKFIPVAQMPKTIVRFGTRPLFAIPLASGGAAGLTPFLIPVTIAVFLTWFILNYTLLGRSIYALGSSPVAAQRAGLNIAFLRYFAYSYIGFLAGLMGIVYAAEVRSLNPISLVGQELSIIAAAVLGGAKLTGGSGTVLGTVLGVLIVSILNTTLILIGLSSSWNDFFIGIIILLSVGVTSYRNKRENERNLIFS; encoded by the coding sequence GTGGGGAGAAAACGGTTTTTGCTCCAAGAGGCGCTAAAAAAACAGGAAACGGTTCTTCTTTTCATTCTCGTTGCCTACTGTGTTTTTGTGACTCTGGTCAATCCAGTTTTTCTATCGCTGGATAACATCTTCGACGTGGTCAAAAGTAGTGCGGGAATGATGATTCTGGCCATGGGAATTCTGGTGGTGCTCATTTCTGGAGGAATTGACGTTTCCTTCACCGCGATTGCCATCTTCAGTGGTTATACTACCATCCGGTTCATGCTAGTTTACAAAGTGGACCATCTTCTTTTGGCATTCGTGATGTCGGCGATAATTGGACTATTTTTAGGTTTTGTGAACGGAGTGCTGGTACATCGGTTTCAGCTTCGACCTCTCATTGTGACGTTGGGTACCCAGAATATTTTTATCGGAGTTTTGTCGGTGGTTTTTGGTACCAAGTTCATCCCCGTTGCCCAGATGCCCAAAACCATCGTCCGCTTTGGAACCCGACCCCTTTTTGCCATACCCCTGGCTTCAGGAGGTGCGGCAGGATTGACACCCTTTCTTATTCCTGTGACCATAGCTGTTTTCCTGACCTGGTTCATCCTGAACTATACCTTACTGGGGCGCAGTATCTATGCTCTGGGGAGTAGCCCAGTCGCTGCACAGAGAGCCGGTCTTAACATTGCCTTTTTGCGATATTTTGCCTACTCTTATATTGGGTTTCTGGCGGGGTTGATGGGGATTGTCTATGCCGCTGAAGTGCGCTCTTTGAACCCCATTTCCCTGGTGGGACAGGAACTGAGCATCATCGCTGCGGCGGTACTCGGAGGGGCTAAGCTCACTGGTGGGAGCGGAACGGTCCTTGGAACGGTTCTAGGGGTACTCATTGTGTCCATTTTGAATACCACCCTCATTCTCATTGGATTGTCATCGTCGTGGAATGATTTTTTTATTGGGATCATCATTCTCCTCAGTGTAGGCGTGACTTCGTATCGGAATAAGAGGGAGAACGAACGGAATTTAATTTTCTCGTAG
- a CDS encoding response regulator, translating to MGKTISILVADDEELVRRGIRYLLADSRDYKVIGEAENGHDLIDKIIALRPQAIILDVRMPIMDGLTALEKIKVSFPEVKVVILSGYNDFQLLKKAIQLGVTDYLLKPCNPEELHRVLEKVRSSLLREEQARLERKKLEIRVKNCSSAFLEKTFHQLIKNELSPLDFKRRIKLLNIKTEEAIVLVATIYDSYQVLSMDTRRYRSFCSKVENNIRSILEQMGGKTMSIFQEDNGTFVTILSPPFPSSMPLFTHILCDELQKRVSQVFLVAYSDRVTLFNLDKAYQQAMNSLRPKIFLVSMETQESPLPIITFFPEEVWRNLLHYVRLGNKSMVMQKLTEVFDCLDRNRGDPPQYAQLTFYVAAMAFRFALEEKVPIPNALNPFIRSREIEKLHTRDDLFIWLQKYLEAILEVFQKNNIGSSVVVRRCLQFLDQHCCENMSLTKLAHVVDLSPAYLSFLIKQETGKTFSQHLAERRMAIARKLLCQGNFSVSEVANRVGSENVRYFSEVFRKFEGMTPQQFRKGKNCFSKNQKISDKIKR from the coding sequence ATGGGTAAAACTATCTCTATTCTTGTTGCCGACGATGAAGAGCTGGTGCGGAGAGGTATTCGGTACCTTTTGGCCGACTCGAGAGACTATAAAGTGATTGGTGAAGCTGAAAACGGTCATGATTTAATAGACAAAATAATAGCGCTCCGACCTCAAGCAATCATTCTGGATGTGAGGATGCCAATTATGGATGGGCTAACGGCCCTCGAAAAAATCAAAGTTTCCTTTCCCGAAGTCAAGGTAGTCATTCTGAGCGGGTACAACGACTTCCAATTGCTCAAAAAAGCGATACAATTAGGGGTAACAGATTACCTTTTGAAACCGTGCAATCCGGAGGAACTCCATAGAGTCCTCGAAAAAGTGCGGTCAAGTCTTCTGCGAGAAGAACAAGCTCGCTTGGAACGAAAAAAGTTAGAAATCAGAGTGAAGAACTGCTCGTCCGCGTTTTTAGAAAAAACCTTTCATCAACTCATCAAAAACGAGCTTTCGCCTCTGGATTTCAAGAGAAGAATAAAACTGCTCAATATAAAAACCGAAGAGGCGATCGTGCTCGTTGCGACTATCTATGATTCCTATCAAGTTTTATCTATGGATACACGGCGCTACAGGAGCTTCTGCTCTAAAGTGGAAAACAACATTCGATCTATCCTTGAGCAAATGGGAGGCAAAACGATGTCAATCTTTCAGGAGGATAACGGTACTTTTGTAACTATCCTTTCTCCTCCCTTCCCCAGTTCTATGCCTCTTTTTACGCACATTCTTTGTGATGAGCTGCAGAAGAGAGTGTCTCAGGTTTTTTTAGTAGCTTACAGTGACCGAGTGACACTCTTTAATCTTGACAAAGCGTACCAACAAGCAATGAATTCTTTAAGACCAAAAATCTTTTTAGTTTCCATGGAAACACAGGAATCACCATTGCCCATAATAACCTTCTTCCCGGAAGAAGTGTGGAGGAATTTACTCCATTATGTCCGGCTCGGTAATAAATCCATGGTAATGCAAAAATTAACAGAAGTTTTTGACTGTTTAGACAGAAATCGTGGTGATCCCCCTCAATATGCTCAACTAACATTTTACGTAGCCGCGATGGCATTCCGTTTTGCTCTCGAAGAGAAGGTACCCATACCAAATGCCCTCAACCCTTTTATACGGAGCAGGGAAATTGAAAAGCTCCACACTCGGGACGATCTTTTCATCTGGCTCCAGAAATACCTTGAAGCCATCCTCGAAGTGTTTCAGAAAAACAATATCGGCTCTTCTGTCGTCGTACGCAGGTGTCTTCAATTCCTCGACCAACATTGCTGTGAGAACATGAGCCTGACAAAACTTGCCCATGTGGTTGACTTAAGCCCCGCGTATTTGAGTTTCTTAATTAAGCAAGAAACGGGGAAAACGTTTTCCCAACACCTCGCCGAAAGAAGAATGGCTATAGCCCGAAAGCTTCTCTGTCAAGGAAATTTCAGTGTATCGGAGGTTGCAAATCGTGTGGGATCCGAAAATGTCCGTTACTTCAGCGAGGTGTTCCGTAAGTTTGAAGGCATGACTCCGCAGCAATTTCGCAAAGGAAAAAATTGTTTTTCAAAAAATCAAAAAATTTCTGACAAAATCAAAAGATAA
- the ald gene encoding alanine dehydrogenase, protein MVIGVPREIKDHEYRVAMTPAGVMALSKKGHRVIIERGAGLGSGFSDHDFVRSGASIVEKRELFENAELVLKVKEPLPEELDFLRPNQILFTYLHLASNKALTEALVDSRIIGVAYETVEEHKRLVLLEPMSEVAGRASVLIGALLLSKFYGGEGVLISGVPGVPPAKVVILGGGTVGLNAAKLAAGLRSHVVIFEIDEERMRQLENILPPNVSFRKTSEYDLTEELTDCDLLIGAVLLPGAKTPKLVTKEMVATMRKGSVIVDVSIDQGGCVETSLPTTHEKPTYEMHGIIHYCVTNIPGIYPRTSTLALCQSTLPYVMKIATHGEEIFKIDRALAKGVNVYKGVLTNRAVAEAHHLPYQALEEVI, encoded by the coding sequence ATGGTTATTGGAGTGCCCAGAGAGATTAAGGATCATGAGTACCGGGTCGCGATGACACCAGCGGGCGTTATGGCTCTCTCAAAGAAAGGACACCGAGTAATCATTGAGAGAGGCGCAGGACTGGGTAGTGGTTTTTCAGACCATGACTTTGTCCGTTCAGGAGCTTCGATTGTCGAGAAAAGAGAGCTTTTTGAAAACGCCGAGTTAGTTCTAAAAGTAAAAGAACCTTTGCCAGAAGAACTTGATTTCCTGCGTCCCAACCAAATCCTTTTCACGTATTTACATTTGGCCTCCAACAAAGCTCTCACCGAAGCCCTCGTAGATAGCCGAATTATTGGTGTTGCGTATGAAACAGTGGAAGAACATAAACGCCTTGTGCTGTTAGAACCAATGAGCGAGGTAGCGGGTCGGGCTTCAGTGTTAATTGGCGCCCTCCTTCTCTCTAAGTTTTACGGTGGAGAAGGAGTATTGATAAGTGGTGTTCCAGGAGTACCACCGGCAAAGGTGGTCATTCTTGGCGGTGGAACAGTAGGATTAAATGCAGCAAAATTAGCCGCTGGCCTTCGTTCACACGTGGTCATATTTGAAATTGACGAAGAGAGAATGCGACAGCTTGAAAACATTCTGCCTCCCAACGTTTCCTTCCGTAAAACCTCAGAGTACGACCTCACAGAGGAGTTGACTGATTGTGATCTTTTGATTGGGGCAGTTCTTCTTCCCGGCGCAAAAACACCGAAATTGGTGACGAAAGAGATGGTCGCTACCATGAGAAAGGGATCCGTCATCGTCGATGTTTCCATCGACCAGGGTGGCTGTGTAGAGACCTCTTTACCCACTACCCATGAAAAACCAACGTATGAAATGCATGGTATCATCCACTACTGTGTTACGAACATTCCTGGCATCTACCCCCGTACCTCTACTCTCGCTCTATGCCAATCAACACTTCCCTACGTTATGAAGATTGCAACGCATGGGGAAGAAATCTTCAAAATTGACCGAGCTCTGGCTAAAGGGGTAAACGTGTACAAGGGGGTTCTCACGAATCGTGCAGTCGCAGAAGCACATCACTTGCCTTACCAAGCGTTGGAAGAGGTTATTTGA
- a CDS encoding autoinducer 2 ABC transporter substrate-binding protein, with amino-acid sequence MMKKLSWLGVVVVLVLVFGLNASLFAQEKKYEIVMVAKHEGIAWFDDMRAGVEAFGKEHPDVTAYQIAPEGGDPAKQVQMFEDLIAKGVDAILVVPNDPKAMIPVIQKAKAAGIVVISHEAEELKGIVDYDMEAFRNEDFGVLMFETLAREMNYEGEYVGMVGALTMQTHMQWYGAGRKYVEEKYPKMKFVLKEPVEDFNTEQVAYQRAKELLRAYPNIKGMFGCSVSSTIMQAQAVEELGLQNKIAVVGLSLPSTGKAYLESGALRQGQCWRPFDAGYVCAMIAYKILKGEPIETGMNLGKPGYESVTVTEDGIIYGNAPLVLTKDNVDEYPF; translated from the coding sequence ATGATGAAAAAGCTGTCCTGGTTGGGAGTAGTGGTGGTGCTTGTTCTTGTTTTTGGGTTGAATGCTTCTCTTTTTGCTCAGGAGAAGAAGTACGAGATTGTCATGGTGGCTAAACACGAAGGTATTGCCTGGTTTGATGATATGCGTGCTGGGGTGGAAGCTTTCGGTAAGGAACATCCTGATGTGACTGCCTACCAGATTGCCCCAGAGGGCGGAGACCCGGCCAAACAGGTACAGATGTTTGAGGACCTGATTGCTAAGGGTGTGGATGCTATACTCGTGGTTCCCAATGACCCCAAGGCCATGATTCCGGTGATTCAAAAAGCGAAAGCCGCTGGGATTGTAGTAATAAGCCATGAAGCAGAAGAACTCAAAGGAATTGTGGATTACGACATGGAAGCCTTCCGGAATGAAGATTTTGGGGTACTCATGTTTGAAACCCTGGCCCGGGAGATGAACTACGAGGGAGAGTACGTGGGGATGGTGGGTGCTTTGACCATGCAAACCCATATGCAGTGGTACGGAGCCGGTCGCAAATACGTAGAGGAGAAGTATCCGAAGATGAAGTTTGTTCTTAAGGAACCGGTGGAAGACTTTAACACTGAACAGGTTGCCTACCAGAGGGCCAAAGAGTTGTTGCGTGCTTACCCTAACATTAAGGGAATGTTTGGGTGTTCGGTATCTTCCACCATCATGCAAGCTCAGGCGGTGGAAGAATTGGGATTGCAGAACAAAATCGCTGTGGTGGGGCTTTCACTTCCCTCCACGGGGAAGGCCTACCTTGAGTCTGGTGCCCTTCGCCAGGGTCAGTGCTGGAGACCCTTTGATGCTGGATATGTCTGCGCTATGATCGCCTACAAAATCCTGAAGGGTGAACCCATCGAAACCGGGATGAATTTAGGTAAACCTGGTTACGAAAGTGTCACGGTTACCGAAGATGGCATTATTTATGGAAATGCACCGCTGGTATTGACCAAGGACAACGTAGACGAGTATCCATTCTGA
- a CDS encoding sugar ABC transporter ATP-binding protein — MPDSRVILKLERINKTFPGVQALKDVSMEVRHGEVHCLVGENGSGKSTLIRIISGVDSPDSGTITVNGNSYRGLTVPQAMREGIQVIYQDLSLFPDLTVGENVMFNWLVERSGWIVNRKEYLRRAEEELERLGVSIDLRERVSNLSMSQRQIVAIARALALDARLLVFDEPTTALTRKEIDTLLQTIMELKGRGISSIFVSHKLDEVFRIADVITVIRDGVKIGDFKSQELDERKLSFYMTGREIQYKQFTPPEKERPCVLELHNLSRKPHFTDISFCIREGEIVGLIGPLGAGRTELALSLFGLNRPHSGKVIYQGKEVVIESPAQAREMGIVLLPEDRHVQGLFRTKPIMENLISSILERLKRFLAIDFVKAQRESQRIFAELHIKAPSLDTVAEALSGGNQQRVVLGKWLVTNPKLFILDSPTVGIDVGSKAEIYEIIQNLARSGIAVLLISDEVSEIYHNCNRVVVMRDGRVVSILDVQKTSEEMLRDLVEGRI, encoded by the coding sequence ATGCCAGACTCTCGGGTCATTTTAAAGCTTGAACGTATTAATAAGACCTTCCCCGGCGTACAGGCCCTGAAGGATGTGAGCATGGAAGTCCGCCATGGGGAAGTTCACTGTCTGGTAGGGGAAAATGGCTCGGGGAAATCCACACTAATTCGTATCATTTCCGGGGTAGATTCGCCGGATAGTGGGACCATTACCGTGAATGGTAATTCCTACAGAGGTCTTACCGTTCCCCAGGCCATGAGAGAAGGGATTCAGGTCATCTATCAGGACCTTTCCCTTTTTCCGGACCTTACCGTGGGAGAGAACGTGATGTTCAACTGGCTGGTAGAACGGTCGGGCTGGATTGTAAACCGGAAGGAGTACCTCCGGAGAGCTGAAGAAGAGTTAGAGCGTCTGGGAGTGTCCATTGACCTTAGGGAGCGGGTCAGTAACTTATCCATGAGTCAGCGGCAAATCGTGGCCATTGCTCGGGCCTTGGCGCTTGATGCTCGGTTACTTGTCTTTGACGAACCCACCACCGCTTTGACCCGGAAAGAAATCGATACCTTGCTGCAAACCATCATGGAATTGAAAGGGCGAGGAATTTCCTCCATATTTGTGAGCCATAAGCTCGACGAAGTCTTTCGCATTGCTGATGTGATCACGGTCATCCGTGATGGAGTAAAGATTGGGGATTTCAAATCCCAGGAGCTGGATGAACGGAAGCTATCATTCTATATGACAGGGAGGGAAATCCAGTACAAGCAGTTTACCCCACCGGAGAAAGAACGTCCATGTGTTCTAGAGTTGCATAATCTCTCTCGAAAGCCCCATTTTACCGATATTTCCTTTTGTATCCGGGAAGGAGAGATTGTGGGACTTATCGGACCCTTAGGAGCTGGTCGGACAGAGCTTGCCCTTTCTCTTTTTGGACTCAATCGGCCCCATTCTGGGAAGGTCATCTATCAGGGGAAAGAAGTGGTTATCGAAAGCCCGGCCCAGGCTCGAGAGATGGGTATCGTACTGTTGCCTGAAGACCGTCATGTTCAGGGTCTTTTTCGCACCAAACCCATCATGGAAAATCTGATTTCCTCAATTTTGGAACGCTTAAAACGCTTTTTGGCCATCGATTTCGTGAAGGCCCAAAGAGAAAGCCAACGAATCTTTGCAGAACTCCACATCAAGGCTCCATCCCTTGATACTGTTGCGGAAGCGTTATCAGGAGGAAACCAGCAGCGGGTGGTGCTAGGAAAGTGGCTGGTTACCAACCCCAAGCTTTTTATTCTCGATAGCCCCACGGTGGGTATCGACGTAGGCTCGAAAGCGGAAATCTACGAGATCATCCAGAATCTGGCCCGCAGCGGTATTGCGGTACTCCTCATTTCTGATGAAGTTTCGGAGATTTACCACAACTGTAACCGGGTGGTGGTCATGCGAGATGGGAGAGTGGTGAGCATTCTCGATGTTCAGAAAACAAGCGAAGAGATGTTAAGAGACCTCGTCGAAGGAAGGATATGA
- a CDS encoding DegT/DnrJ/EryC1/StrS family aminotransferase, giving the protein MGRTPSDFRYDTGPAKVPWAAVGENYNADDVIELVRFLLQKNTDGYDEAFEETKKAIYRLSNFSKAPGKLSLGAKVLELEETVKNYLGVKYCAFLTNATAGFEIAYKYANLGPGDEVIAPAITFIATIAYPLSVGAKVVFADVDPRSINMDPADVERKITKRTKVIIPVHIGGWPVDMDPIIELAEKHNLVVIEDAAHAFGAEYKGRKIGTIGHFGVFSFHEVKNITSFGEGGVICTNLPIGEHFGKCRFLGLDLSRKIKNWLYDVIALDGKYGPFVAGNSSSTEIQAVGLLQQMKRLDAVISERRHNAEYLVERFRANDAIILPPMDTIETRSAHHLFLLQIDPRKAGGDVQTLKQKLNEKGITNIPHFAPLYKFEVVKRMGYPIEEIEASCPATEEVFNHRFTHLPLYGLNEEQMQYMADGVLEAVSEMQRGV; this is encoded by the coding sequence ATGGGAAGAACACCTTCTGATTTTCGTTATGACACTGGTCCAGCAAAGGTTCCCTGGGCCGCAGTAGGTGAAAACTACAATGCGGATGACGTTATTGAACTGGTTCGATTTCTTCTGCAGAAGAACACCGATGGCTACGATGAAGCCTTTGAAGAAACGAAAAAAGCAATTTACCGGCTCAGCAACTTTAGCAAGGCTCCCGGAAAACTCTCTTTGGGAGCAAAGGTACTCGAGCTTGAGGAAACGGTGAAAAATTACTTAGGAGTAAAGTATTGTGCTTTTCTCACCAATGCAACGGCCGGCTTTGAAATCGCTTACAAATACGCCAACTTAGGACCGGGGGATGAGGTCATAGCCCCTGCAATCACATTCATTGCAACCATTGCCTATCCTCTCTCGGTTGGTGCCAAGGTCGTATTTGCCGATGTCGATCCACGTTCCATCAATATGGATCCCGCGGATGTGGAACGAAAAATTACTAAACGGACCAAGGTCATTATTCCCGTCCACATTGGTGGTTGGCCAGTGGATATGGATCCTATCATTGAATTAGCGGAAAAACACAATCTCGTGGTCATCGAAGACGCAGCGCACGCTTTCGGTGCAGAGTACAAGGGGCGAAAAATCGGCACCATTGGCCATTTTGGCGTTTTTAGCTTTCACGAGGTAAAAAACATCACCTCATTTGGAGAGGGTGGTGTCATCTGTACCAATCTCCCCATTGGTGAGCATTTTGGAAAATGCCGTTTTTTGGGCCTCGATTTGAGTCGAAAAATCAAAAATTGGTTGTATGACGTGATCGCCCTGGATGGCAAATATGGTCCCTTTGTTGCGGGCAATAGTTCTTCAACAGAAATACAAGCGGTTGGACTTTTACAACAAATGAAACGCCTGGATGCTGTCATTTCGGAAAGGCGCCACAATGCTGAATATTTAGTGGAAAGGTTCAGAGCAAATGACGCAATTATTCTCCCCCCTATGGATACCATTGAGACCCGTTCCGCACACCATTTGTTCCTGCTCCAAATTGATCCCAGAAAAGCCGGGGGAGACGTGCAAACTTTGAAACAGAAACTGAACGAAAAAGGTATTACCAATATTCCCCACTTTGCACCCCTTTATAAATTTGAAGTCGTGAAAAGAATGGGATATCCGATAGAAGAAATCGAAGCCAGTTGTCCGGCAACCGAAGAAGTTTTTAACCACCGTTTTACCCATCTTCCGTTGTACGGCCTTAATGAAGAACAAATGCAATACATGGCCGATGGGGTACTCGAAGCCGTCTCCGAAATGCAACGTGGTGTGTAA
- a CDS encoding PocR ligand-binding domain-containing protein encodes MKIRRGCTISQGKTNSKSDFFGLVRIVGSSNLLQELLDAFCKTTGLYTAIQSIDGELIMPAPPENFCLFCRRMFFSPEGHTRCMKSGIEGALKAFQAGSPFIYHCHAGLVDIAVPIVVEGLHIGSVVCGQILLKSPDERYRARVRKCLALFPETFIEEQVQALDKVPILDLPKVKAIARLLHAIADKVVNLVVQSIREKERNARNVQKIDEMKAMLLLEKRIKNAEIRLKETELKALEAQINPHFLYNALDSIQWLATLHGAKDIQKVVYALGKLLRYSLDRKGGIVTLREELEHVENYLLIQKIRYGDKISYVINVQPTILSFPFPKFVLQPLVENAIEHGIEPKGVSGTITISGWLEEESKAVLEISDNGIGMSDALQRSLMIKKECEEEELISRDHTTQRRRIGLVNIQKRMAYYYGSKYQFAIESIKNVGTTIRLCIPFALRRGGWIDG; translated from the coding sequence TTGAAGATAAGGAGGGGTTGCACTATAAGCCAAGGGAAAACAAATTCGAAATCGGACTTTTTCGGTTTAGTCCGCATTGTCGGTAGTAGCAATTTACTCCAAGAGTTATTGGATGCTTTTTGCAAAACCACCGGCCTTTATACCGCCATCCAAAGCATAGATGGGGAACTCATCATGCCGGCACCCCCAGAGAATTTTTGTCTTTTTTGTCGACGAATGTTTTTTTCTCCAGAAGGTCATACACGATGCATGAAATCTGGTATTGAAGGAGCCCTCAAAGCTTTTCAAGCTGGGAGCCCTTTTATCTACCATTGTCATGCAGGTTTAGTTGACATTGCTGTTCCTATCGTTGTAGAGGGATTACACATTGGTTCGGTCGTTTGTGGCCAAATTTTACTCAAAAGCCCTGACGAACGATACAGGGCGCGGGTACGAAAATGCCTCGCTCTTTTTCCAGAGACCTTCATAGAGGAACAGGTTCAAGCGTTGGATAAAGTACCTATTTTAGACCTGCCCAAAGTAAAAGCCATTGCACGGCTGCTTCACGCAATCGCCGACAAAGTGGTTAATTTAGTCGTTCAGAGTATAAGAGAAAAAGAGCGCAACGCTCGCAACGTTCAAAAAATTGACGAAATGAAGGCAATGCTTCTTCTTGAAAAACGCATTAAAAACGCAGAAATTCGTTTGAAAGAGACAGAATTGAAGGCTCTCGAAGCACAAATCAACCCTCATTTTCTCTACAATGCGTTAGATTCCATTCAATGGTTGGCAACCCTGCACGGAGCAAAAGACATCCAAAAAGTGGTATATGCCTTAGGCAAATTATTGCGTTACAGCCTGGATCGCAAGGGTGGCATTGTTACTCTTCGCGAGGAGCTTGAACATGTGGAAAACTATCTTTTGATTCAAAAAATACGATATGGCGATAAAATATCTTACGTTATTAATGTCCAACCAACGATACTCAGTTTTCCTTTTCCCAAGTTCGTTTTGCAACCGCTCGTCGAGAACGCCATTGAGCATGGAATCGAACCCAAGGGCGTGTCTGGTACAATCACCATTTCCGGGTGGTTGGAAGAAGAAAGTAAGGCCGTACTTGAAATATCAGATAACGGGATCGGAATGTCAGACGCTTTACAAAGATCCCTAATGATAAAGAAGGAATGCGAAGAAGAGGAATTGATTAGCAGAGACCATACCACTCAACGCCGCCGCATTGGTTTGGTGAATATTCAAAAACGAATGGCCTATTATTATGGGAGTAAGTACCAATTTGCCATAGAGAGTATTAAAAATGTGGGTACCACGATTCGACTTTGTATCCCTTTCGCCTTGAGGCGAGGCGGATGGATCGATGGGTAA